Within the Arthrobacter sp. UKPF54-2 genome, the region TCACCTGCCGCAGGAGCCCCTCGGCCGAGGCGGGTTCCCGGTCCATCAGCCGCAGCAGGCTCTGGCGGAGCTGCAGGCTGCGTGCGGGGGAAACCAGGTTCCGCAGCGTGTCGCCGTAGACGGTGTGCCAGAGCCGCAGTTCGGGCTCAGACCCCTCGGAGATGCGGAGGAGTTCCTGTTCGACCAGCCCCGCGACGGTGGATTCGTCCACCATGGCCTCGATCAGGGCCTTGGACACCGGCTCGGCCAGCGCCACGAGGTTCAGTGCCTTGCGTTCGTCGGCGGGGCGCCGGAGCAGCTGGCGGCGGACGACGTCGGTGAGCCGTTCGCCGTGGCTGTTCAGCGGCCGGGCGAGCAGCCACACCCCGTTGCGCTGGAGCAGGGTGCCGTCGCTGATCGCGTCGTCCACCAGGCAGCTCAGCAGCAGCGGGTTGCCGCCGGAGGCCTCCCACAGAACCTCGGCGACATTGGGCAGGACCTGGCGCCCGAGCCGGTGCGCCAAGGCTTCGGTCGTTTGCTCCCGGGTGAGCGGGCGCAGGTCGTGGCGTTCGGCGATGCCCTCGAACCAGAGCTGCAGGAGTGGCTCGGGCAGGCCAGGGCGGGCCGCCGCGCCCACCAGCAGCTTGGCCCAGCCGGCGGCGGCGAGTTCCACCAGCACCCCCGCCGTTGCCTCGTCCAGGTCGTGGGCATCGTCGACAATCAGCAGCAGCGGCTTCTGCGTTGTCCGCCGTTGCCCTTCCAGGTAGCTCCAAAAGGTCCGGAGCACGGCCAGTTGGGAGGTGGCGTCCTCCACGGGCAGGTCCACGATGAACGGCGCGAGCACGCCGTAGGGCACGTGGCTCAGCGCCGGGCTGCCGTGCAGACGCACCGGGGTCACCTGGCCGCGGAGCTCCTCGGCCACGGCCTCCATCAGCTGCGATTTGCCGATTCCGTGGTCACCGAGCAGCAGCACGGCCCCGTGCGTGCCGCCCTGGAGTGCCTCCACCGCGGATGCGAGGTCTTCCGAGCGTCCGGCCAGGACACCCTGCCGGGCTTCGCCGGGAGCGGCTGCCGCTGCGGCTGCGGCTGTGCGGACCCTAGATGAGTCCAAGCAGATCACTCCGCGAGGACACTCCGAGCTTCGTGAATACCTGGTACAAGTGCCCCTCCACTGTCCGAACCGAGATGCCCACTTCCAGGGCGATGTCTTTGTTGGAAACCCCGTTGCCAGCGAGCGCCGCGATTTGCCGCTCCCGCTCGGTCAGCAGCGGACCCTTGTTGCGCGGAACGACCGGCAGGGCCGGGACCGAGTCGGACAAGGATTCCAGCATGCTGTGCGCTGCCGTGGCGCTGCCGGCCAGCCCTGCGGCCTTGGCAAAATCGAAGGCGAGGGCCGCGCACCTGGCCTGGACGGCGTCGAGCTCCAGGGCGGCGGCGAGCTCCGCCGCTTCGAGCATGGTCACGGCGTCCTTTTTGCGGCTGCCGACCGCCACCACCCGGGACAGCTCCGCCAGCGGGCCCTCCCGCAGCGCGGCGATCTCCTCCAGGAACTGGAAGTCCTTGACGGTGCCGTTGACGGTTGCGCCGAACATACTGATGCCGGCCAGGGTGTAGAGCCCGTTCCGGAAGTGCCGCTCGGCGGCGTGGACCAGCCGGTCCTTCGCGTCGGGGTCGCCCAGCCACCGGGAGGCCATGTCCATGCAGAACTCCGCCGAACTGCTGACGACAAAGCGCGCCGGGCCATCCGCGGACCGGGCACGCTCCAGGTAGACGGTGGCCTGCACGGAGTTCCCCATCTGTGCGTAGGCAAAGGCGGTGGCGGCGTAGGCCTGGCGCAGCGCGTGCAGGCTGGTCCTGACTTCCAGCTGGGCGATCGCGGCCAGCAGCGGGTCCAGTGCCAGGTAGCCGCGGCCGGCATACACGTAGGCGAGTCCGACGGCGAGGTCGGTGGCGGCGCTGCCGGAGTGCAGGCCGTGCCCGGCGCGGCCGCTCGCGTCCTTGAGCATGTCGATGCTCTGGCGCCACTGGCCGGAGAGCAGCAGGACATTAAAGGAACGCCAGGCGAAGTTCTCCCTGATCCGCGGGACGTTGGCCCATTCACCAAGCCGTCCGCCGATGTCCCGCATCAGCGCCCGGGCCTGCAGTTCCTTGCCCGTCAGGCACAGGGCCTCCATCAGGATGATCGAGGTGCGCAGCCGGTGCACCGGGTCGATGGCGTCAGTATCGGCACTCGATGCGGCGGCGAGCCGGTCCATCATCGGCTCGTAGTCGCCGATGAAGGACAGGTAGTTGAACTCGCTGAGGTCAAGGCACAGGCCGGCGCGGGCCAGCGCCGCGGCGTCGGCGTCGGCGTCGGGGTCACTGTCCGCCTTTTCGCGGCGGAACTCCTGCAGCCGCAGGCGGGCCTGCCGGATCAGCTCCGGGACCTTCCCGCTGCGGTCCTCCAGCCAGGCCATGCAGTCAGCCTTGGCCGCGATCAGCTCGGCAAAGGCCTCGGGGGCGAGGGCATTGATCTGCGCCTCGGTGACGTCGTCGAGGGCGGACATCGCCTGCAGCGGCAGGCCCAGCTGCAGGTACGCGGCGGCTTTCTGCAGCTGCCCCCCGGGCCATTCGCTGTCGCCCGGTGCGATGCTCCCGGCGCATTTGAGCGCGAATTTCGGGTCGAAGAGGCGGACGGCTGCCT harbors:
- a CDS encoding LuxR C-terminal-related transcriptional regulator, with product MNRHAWSGLARGADADRVRSALTAPESMGVVITGDRGVGKSLVGRSALAGFGPDVYSLQLRTSGPGAATPYGCLAFTLARLPQSSLGSPTAILHGITSLIRNDAAGRKCVILVDNAGSLDEQSTGVLLNLLQTGTARLIATAQRATDLPPDFYWLITSGQLAEVRLAGMTEIETREVLQAALGHRVSTALATQMHELVGGSPTLLQAVVSEQIERGNLVLSGSVWTLLDEVVLEGKTALEDIVRARYARESPEAREVIEVLSCARSMSLSRLARMYGPGLIADMEEAGQIVVDRTDRHFVTLGDRYLGDIVRNWLSVERRLELRDKVPGHQVHQLGELTVEDLLAYAAWTHDCHAELAPAHALAAAQAAVRLFDPKFALKCAGSIAPGDSEWPGGQLQKAAAYLQLGLPLQAMSALDDVTEAQINALAPEAFAELIAAKADCMAWLEDRSGKVPELIRQARLRLQEFRREKADSDPDADADAAALARAGLCLDLSEFNYLSFIGDYEPMMDRLAAASSADTDAIDPVHRLRTSIILMEALCLTGKELQARALMRDIGGRLGEWANVPRIRENFAWRSFNVLLLSGQWRQSIDMLKDASGRAGHGLHSGSAATDLAVGLAYVYAGRGYLALDPLLAAIAQLEVRTSLHALRQAYAATAFAYAQMGNSVQATVYLERARSADGPARFVVSSSAEFCMDMASRWLGDPDAKDRLVHAAERHFRNGLYTLAGISMFGATVNGTVKDFQFLEEIAALREGPLAELSRVVAVGSRKKDAVTMLEAAELAAALELDAVQARCAALAFDFAKAAGLAGSATAAHSMLESLSDSVPALPVVPRNKGPLLTERERQIAALAGNGVSNKDIALEVGISVRTVEGHLYQVFTKLGVSSRSDLLGLI